The Natronoarchaeum mannanilyticum genome includes the window CCGACGTCGAACCGGACTGCGCTGTCGTCCTCGATCACGACGAGGCCGGCGTCGACGGGCTCGAACAGCTGGAAGCGGCCAGAATCTACCTGCCGGACGTCCCGTTCCTGATCGTCGTTCGCGATCCAGACGACGGCGACATCAGGGCCGGCCTCGACGCCGGCGCGGCCGACGTGATCACCGCGGGCCCGGAGGTGCAGATCGACGAGGAGTTCCCGATCGCGGTCGTCCGGCGTATCCGCGACGTCGCCGGCGACGGCACCTCGTTCCAGACCGAGGGCGAGCAGCTGAACTCGCTGATGGAGTATCTCCCCCATCAGGTGTTCATCAAGGACGACACGGGCCGGATCGCGGACGCCAGCGCGGCCGCCGCCGAGGAGTACGGGTTCACCCGCGAGCAGATGATCGGGCTGACCGACTACGAACTGTTCCCGCCCTCGCACGCGGACTCCCTGTGGGAGGAAGAAAAGGCGATCATGGAGAACGAGGAACCGGTCATCAACAAAGTCGAACACTTCGTCGACGAAGCGGGTCGCGATCGCTGGATGTCGACGACGAAGGCGCCCCGCTACGACAGCGACGGCGACGTCGTCGGCATCATCGGGACGACCCGCGAGGTCACCGAACAGCACCGACAAGAGGAGATGATGAACGCGCTCCACGCCGCCAGCCGGGAGCTGGTCGCGACGGAGACCGCACGGGAGATCGCCGAGATCGCCGTCGACATCGCCGAGGAGATCCCCGACCTGCCGGTCGTCGAGGTGGCGCTGACCGACGACGCGGGCCTGGCGCCGGTCGCGAGCGGGCGAGGAGTGGACGACGAGGGAACGCCCGGCGAGTCGAGGGAAGCCGACTTCCCCGTCGAACCGGTCGACACTGACAGCCCGATCGAGTTGACGGAGGAGCTGCCCGACGCCGAAACGGCTGCGACCGACGCGTCCGACGCCGCGGTCGACGCGTCCGATGCAGACGACGCGGCCGGATCGACGGACGCGACGGAGGTCGCGCTCGTCGATCGATACGACGAGTGGTTCCGGCGGGCCTACGAGACGGGGCGGGCGCAGTTCATCGAGGATCGGCCGGACGAGACGGGCGAGGTTTCGGTCGTCGAGGCCGCCGGCGACGCGGGCGGCGACGTCGACGCCGATCCGGTGGCCGTGACCCTGCCGCTGGGCGAGCACGGCGTGCTGGGCTTCGCCTCGACCAGCGGCACGTTCAGCGAGTTCGGCGTCGAGCTCGCGGCGGTGCTGGCGGCGAACATGGAGGCGGCGCTCGACCGGGCGGCCCGCGAGGAGGCGCTCCGCGAGCGCGAGCGGGATCTGGCCAACCAGAACGAGCGGCTAGAGGAGTTCGCCAGCATCGTCTCCCACGACCTGCGCAACCCGCTGTCGGTCGCCCGGGGCTACCTCGGGCAGGTCGACGCCGACGAGGAGATCGTCGCGGAGATCGAGTGGGCGCTCGACCGGATGGACCGGCTGACCGACGAGCTGCTGACGCTGGCCCGACAGGGCCAGATCGTCGGCGAAACCGAGCGCGTCTCGCTGTCGCGGGTCGCCTACGACGCCTGGCAGGCGATCGACGGCGGCGCCGCGACACTCTCCGTCGAGGACGACGTGGGGTCGATCGAGTCAGACCCGGATCGGCTCGTCGAACTACTGGAGAACCTCTTTCGGAACGCCGTGGAACACGCGCACACTCCGGACGATCCCGTCACCGTCACGGTCGGACGGACGGAGACGGGCTTTTTCGTGGAAGACGACGGCCCGGGCATCCCCGACGACGAGAAAGGCAGCATCTTCGAGCAGGGATACACCAATTCCGATGACGGCACCGGCTTCGGCCTCTACATCGTCCGGACGCTCGCCGACGCCCACGGCTGGACCGTCGGGGTGACCGACGCCGAGGACGGCGGTGAGGGAACCGACGGGTCGCGATCCTCGGAAGACGAGCGAAGCGAGTCTTCCGGCGGCGCGCGCTTCGAGTTCGCGATCGAGCAGTCGGCGTAGAAGCGACAGCGGAGGGGGCCGGGGTCAGCGTCGGGCCAGCCAGTTCCGAACCGCGGTCAGGATTTTCGATCCGCGAGTCGCCGAGCCCGAATGAGGTTCCGCGGACTCGACGGGCGCGCGCTCGGCGGCCCTGCCGCCGCCGCGGCGCTCGGACAACAACGCCTCGTAGCGCTCGGTCACGCGCCGGCGCTCCTCGCGATCGTCTCTCAGTTTTCGTTCGAGCGCCGCTGCGCGCGCTCGCAGCAGCCGATTCTCGGTCCGGATCGCCGCCCGCGATCGCCGACCGTCAGCGTCGACGGTCGAGTTCGGCGCCGTCCCAGTGCGTTCGCCGATCGAGGGGCCATCCGTGCCATCGAGCGGGGTGTCGATCTGGCCGTCGAGAGAGGGGTCGTTGAGCGACATCGGACGACCGAAACCCACGAGATACTATAATGAAAAATTATGTGAGACGCGCGTCCGACGCGCGGCATCCGGCGGCGCAGCGGGGCAGTTGCGGGGACGAGAGTGCCCCCAATCGGCAGATCAGTCGAGGTGCTCTAGAACACCCTCAGTGTCGCCCGGCACCGGTTCGGGGTCGGCGCCCGCCGCCGCCGCGGCGTCGGGATCCTTCAGCAGGTGTCCGGTCGTCAGGCAGACGACGTTCTCGTCGGCGTCGACGACGCCGCGGTCGCGGAGCTTCCGGAGGCCCGCGATCGACGCCGCGCTGGCGGGTTCGACGCCGACGCCCTCCTCGGCGAGCGAGCGCTGGGCGTCGGTGATCCGCTCGTCGGAGACGGCGACGGCGGTGCCGTCGGTCTCGCGGATGCCGGGGATCGCCTTCGGCGCGTTGACCGGGTTGCCGATGCGGATGGCCGTCGCGCGCGTCTCGACGTCGTCCCAGCGGTGGATCTCGTCGTTGCCCTCCTCGATCGCCTCGACCATCGGCGCGGCGCCCTCGGCCTGGACGCCGGTGAGCTTGGGCACCTCCGTCTCGTCGAGTTCGCCGGCCTGGACGAGCTCGCGGAACGCCTTGTACAGCGCGCTGGTGTTGCCGGCGTTCCCCACGGGGAGCACGATCCGGTCGGGGAACTCGCCGGTACGAGACTTGCACTGCTCCAAGATTTCGAGGCCGATCGTCTTCTGGCCCTCCAGTCGGAAGGGGTTCAGCGAGTTCAGCAGGTACGCCTCGCCCATCCCCGCCAGATCCTGGACGATGTCGAGGCAGGTGTCGAAGTTGCCGTCGACTTCGAGGATCCGCGCGCCGTGAAGGCTCGCCTGCGCGACCTTTCCGGCGGCAACCTTCCCCGCCGGCAAGAGTACGAGCGTCTCCAGTTCCGAGCGGGCGCCGTAAGCGGCCAGCGCGGCGCTGGTGTTTCCAGTGGAAGCGCAGGCCAGCCGGTCGACGCCGAGTTCGCTGGCGACCTGCACGCCCACGGTCATGCCGCGATCCTTGAAGCTGCCCGTCGGGTTCATCCCCTCGTGTTTCACGTGGAGATGCTCGACGCCGGTCTCCTCTTCCAGATCGGGCACGGAGTACAGCGGCGTGTCGCCCTCCTGGATGGTGACGCCCATCTCGACGGGCAGGGCGTCGTCGTAGCGCCAGACGCCCCGGCCCTCGAAGTCGTCGAAGGTCGGCAGGTCGGCGTAACGCACCTCCAGCAGGCTGTCGCAGTCGGGACAGGTGTAGACGACGTCGTCGAACGGCGCGAGGACGTTGTCGCACTCGATACAGGCCAGCCAGACGCCGTCGTCGGCGACGTCCGGTGCGGCCTCGGCGGGCGCGTCGAGTTCGAGACTCATTGTCGGTGTGCAAGGGGCCCGGGGGGAAAAGAGAGCGGGTTTTGCGTCGGGGGTGTCACGCCGCGGCGTCGAGCGCGGCCTCCGAGATCGGCTCGACGCGGAACACGTAGTCGGAGTACGCCGCGTCGAGGTTCACCGGCGATTCCTCGTCCGTGTGGGCCCGGCAGAGGACGGTCTGGGCCTCGACGGGACCCTTCCCCGTGTCCTCGAGATACCGTTCGAGAACGACGAACGCGGCTCGCTCGTCGCAGCTCCGGCGGTCGCAGGTAGGATGTTCGGTTGCGTCGTCGGCCATACGAGAGTCTTCGTCGCGCAGCCCAAAGAAGGGTCGACCCCGCACAGTGAAGCGTCGGTTCGTGGACGTGTGACGCGTATGGGAGAGGAGACGGAGCGCGGAAGCGCGTTGGATCGGCGGACGTACCTCGCGGGAGTCGCCGGGACGAGCACCCTCACCGGCTGTCAGGGGTGGGACGACATCCCGGCGGAAGCCCAGAGGGGCGACGAGGGAGGCAGCGACTCGGACTTCGTGTGGCTCAGCGGCTCGCTGCTGGCCGACGCGCCGATCCGGGAGAACCTGCTCGCGTTCGCCGCCCGGCGCGATCTGGCGGCGATCCTCGCGATCCCGGATCCGAAGGCGTCGGGCGCGATCGAGAACCTCCGCGAGGGGCTCGCGACGGCCGACCGCTTCGACGTGCCCGCGTGGCTCCACGCCGGCGTGCTGACCGACGTGACCGCCGACGAGTTCGCCGCGAGCCGAGAGGCCCGCGAGCGCAACCTGAAAGGGATCCGGCGGGCGGTCGAGGCCTACGGCGAGTTCGAGGCGGGCGGGAAGCTCATCCCCTGGCAGGAGGCGCCGGTGATGGGCGGGTGGTCCGACGAAAAGTGGGACGACGAGGCCGTCGACAACCTCCGAACGTACGGCCCGGCCGTGTTCGCCGCCCAGCGGCGGGCCGCCCGCGAGATCGATCCCGAGATCGACGTGGGCGTGTTCGTCCACTTCCCCTACGTCGTCGACTCGAAGCAGCCCCACGTGTTCGCCCGCCTGCTGGACGACCTCCACCGCCAGGGGACCCCGCCCGACTTCGCGTTCGCGGACTACTACCGCGGCTGGTACGAGAAAGACGTCGGGCCCGAGCCCGCGAACGATGCGGTCCGGAGCCTCGTCTCGAACGCGAAAACGGGGCTCCGCGGCGGCGACGTCTACTACATGGGCCAGTCCCACACGATCAACCCGGGCCACACGCCGAGCCGGCAGTCGCTCCGGATGGACCACCGCGCGGCGCTCGACGCCGGCGCCGACGGCGTCGGCTGGTACGCCCGCACCGCGTACGTCCCGACCGAGCAGGGGTTCGATCCGCTGGTGCCCAATCCCGAAGGATCGGCCGCCGCGGGCCAACAGCGAGCGAGCACGTTCACCGTCGCCCGCGACCGCTACCGGTACGCGTGGGCCGCGACGGCCGACGCCAGGGCCGCGATGGGGGGTGCCGGCGCCGCGCCGGGGGACGCCAGCGACGGTACGGCGTCCGCACGAAGCGAGGACGCCGACGACCGGTTCGACCTCTGGCTGCGCTGTCCCGACGCCGGCTTCTACGATCACCGAATCAGACTCCGGAGCGGTGCGGACGACGGAGACTGGCGCTTCGTCGGCGACGTCGGGACGTATCTCGACGGCGCCGCGCCGTACGCCGACGCCGGCGCCGAGACGATCCGGGCGCTCGGCCGCGAGCGGTATCTCGACGGCGATCGGCTCGACATCGAGATCGAAACCGGCGCGGACGCCGACGCGACGCCGCTCGTCGAGGCCGTGGTCGTCCCGTCCGATCCGGCCGCGCACCTCACGGACGCCGACGTCGCTGCGACGATGCAGGCGGGCGAGCACTCCGCGGCCGCGCTGGGGCGCGAGCGCGTCGACCGCCGGCTCGCGCCGGGCGAGACGGTGCGGTTCTCGGTCCCGGTCGACGCCGACGGCGGCGGGTCGGTGGGCGCGCTACTGGGCGAGGAGCGGGCGAGCCTGCGCCGCCGGCTCGCGGACGCCGAAGCGGCCGAGGCGGAGCGTCCGATCGCCCCGGGAGACCGATTCGACCTGTGGGTCCTCGGCGACGGGCTGCCGGACGCCGAGACGGTCGGCGCCGAACTCCGCGTCGGCAACCTGACTCGGCCCGGCGAGGCCGCGTTCGTGTCGACGGGGTCGCCGGACGCGGTCCTGTTCAGCGGCATCGACCGTGAGGTGCTGTTCGGAGACGGCGCGGCCGCGGGGTGGTCCGGGAGCGGAGAGAGCGCGGACAGCAGCCGCCCGGCGTGGCTCGACGGCGTCGGGGCGGTCGTCGCGATGCCGTACTTCGGGAGCGGGAACGTCGTGACGCCCGCGCGGGCGGCGGAGCTGTTCGCTCGGCAGCCGGGAGAAGTGCGTACGTACGCGTTGGCGGTCGCGTCGACGCCGTAGCGGAGCGTCCCGACCACAAAATCCGGCGCGGCGTCTCGACGCCGCGGCGAGGGGGCGCCGGGTCAGCAGTCGTCGGGGAACTCGTCGATCGCGCTGTGGACGGTCTCGGACCAGGCGTCGAGCGCGTCGTGGAGCAACTCCTTGGCCTCCGGTAGCGGAACGGCCGTGTACTGGTAGACGAACCCGCCCGAATCGAGCAGGCGGCGCTCGCGTTCGACGAGGCCGGCCTCGAGCAGCGTCGACAGCGACCGGTTGACGTTGCTCCGGTCGCGCTCCAGGGCGTCGGCCAGCTCCTCGACGGTGCTGCCCGGGCGGTCGTGTAGCGCGAGGTAGGTGCGGGTCTCGTGGTCCTGGATGCCGAACACGCAGGTCATCACGTCCTCGAAGGCCGGATCGGCGTTCTCCATCAGGGAGACCATGTCCGGCTGGGCGGCGTCGCTCATGGGAACGTATGGGACACCGAGAACGATAAAACCGGCTACACGCCGCCAGCGTGCAATCGCGCGGTCGGAGAAGCTACTCCTCCGCCCCGTACCCGTTTTTCAGGATGCACTCGCGCATCCCGTCGGACGACTCGTGTCGGTGCAGCGTCGTCGGCGTGTCGCAGTAGTAGACGTCGCCGTCGTGGCGCAGCGTCACCTCGTGGGACCCGCCGAACATCTCCGTCTCGACGACGACCCGGCGGCCGTCCTCGAGGGCGTCGAGCAGTTCCTCGGCCGATCGCTCGCCCGCGGCGACGCGGAGTGGCTCTGCCATCGACGGGCGTACGTTGTCGACCCACCTTACTGTATGGAAATCGAACGGCGGTCCGGAAGCCGCCAGCGCGTCCGTTCGGACGCCGCTCGCGGGGCTCCGCCGACGGGACGTTTGAATTGCTCCGCGATCGGAAAATATCAACTCCATCCTTATACATAGAATGAGACATATTAATTACCGTCGGCAACAGATCGGGAAACACCGATGAGTACGGACCGCGAGGACGACGGCGGGGACGAGGCGAGCGCCCGCCCCTTCCGCTGCGGGGCGTGCCGGCAGGTGTTCCGAACCTGTCACGACCCGTCGCTCGTCCACTGCCCGATCTGCGGATCCCGCGACGTGCGCCCGGTGACTGACGAGGAGTAGTCCCCAGTGACGGGGCGAGCGGTGCCGGTAGCGGAGATGCGTCTCTAGTTCTGGGCGACGAACCCGATCGGAATAGCGAAACCGCGACCCCGAACGCAGCCTTTAAATATTGATTGACCACTCAATCAACTATGACCACCGGGGACGAGATCGTCGACGCCACGTTCACGGCGCTGTACGAGCACGGCTACGCCGACCTGACGATGGCGGCGATCGGCGAGGAGTTCGACAAGAGCACGTCGCTGATCCACTACCACTTCGACTCGAAGGAGGACCTGCTGGCGACCTGCCTGGAGACGATTCTGGACGACTTTCTCGACGACCTCGAGGACGATCCGGACGCCGATCCCGCCGATCGCCTGCTCCGGCTGGCCGAGCTGGTCGTCGGGGGCACCGGCGACAACGGCGTCGACGAGTTCCACACCGCTCTCCTGGAGCTCCGGGCGCAGGCGCCCTACGACGAGGCGCTCCGCGAGCAGCTCGCGCGCAACGACGCCGTCTGGCGCGAGCACATCGCTGATATCGTCCGCGACGGCATCGAACAGGGCCGATTCCGCGAGGTCGATCCCGAGCACTTCGCCGCCCTCTTTCGCTCGGCGATCGAGGGCGCCCAGTCCCACAACGTGATCCTCGGCGAGGACGCCCCCTGCGAGGAGGCGATAGCCGGGATCGAGGAGCTGCTGATCCGGGAGCTGCTGGTCGAGGACGAGCGAACGGGGGACGCCGCGGCGTGAGAGTGAATCGTCGTCCCGCCACCGTCGAGCAGCGGCCGCCCGCGTCGGGTGATCGCCGTGCCTGAGGACCGCTCGGTCGAGCTCACCGAGGGGCCGATGCTGAAGCCGCTGCTGTCGCTGACGCTCCCGATCGTCGCCTCGCAGCTGCTACAGGTCACGTACAACCTCGTCGACACGTTCTTCGTCGGCCGTCTGGGCGCCGACCCGGTCGCCGCACTCGGGTTCGCGCTGCCCTTCTCGTTCCTGATGATCAGCCTCGGGAGCGGGCTGACCGTCGCCGGCACCGTGCTGGTCGCCCAGCACAAGGGCGCCGGCAACGAGGACCGGGTCGCCAGCGTCGCCGGTCAGACGATCACGTTCGTCTCGCTGACCTCGGTGGCGCTCGCGGCGCTGGGCTACGCGCTCGCGCCGACCTTGCTGCCGGTCGTCGGCACCGAACCGGGCACGGTCGTCCACGCACTGGCGGTCGAGTACACGCGCACGTTCTTCGTCGGCGTCGTGTTCATGTTCGGCTTCTTCATCTTCCAGGCGGTCCTGCGGGGCTGGGGCGACACGACGACGCCGCTGTACCTGATGGGCGTCAGCGTCGCGCTCAACATCGTGCTCGACCCGTTCCTGATCCTCGGGTTCGACGGCAACCCGCTGTTCGCGTGGGCCGGCCTCGAAGGGCTAGAGGC containing:
- a CDS encoding PAS domain-containing protein; translated protein: MNVLLIDPVGDLREVERSLRAEADDVTVETVSEPAAVADADVEPDCAVVLDHDEAGVDGLEQLEAARIYLPDVPFLIVVRDPDDGDIRAGLDAGAADVITAGPEVQIDEEFPIAVVRRIRDVAGDGTSFQTEGEQLNSLMEYLPHQVFIKDDTGRIADASAAAAEEYGFTREQMIGLTDYELFPPSHADSLWEEEKAIMENEEPVINKVEHFVDEAGRDRWMSTTKAPRYDSDGDVVGIIGTTREVTEQHRQEEMMNALHAASRELVATETAREIAEIAVDIAEEIPDLPVVEVALTDDAGLAPVASGRGVDDEGTPGESREADFPVEPVDTDSPIELTEELPDAETAATDASDAAVDASDADDAAGSTDATEVALVDRYDEWFRRAYETGRAQFIEDRPDETGEVSVVEAAGDAGGDVDADPVAVTLPLGEHGVLGFASTSGTFSEFGVELAAVLAANMEAALDRAAREEALRERERDLANQNERLEEFASIVSHDLRNPLSVARGYLGQVDADEEIVAEIEWALDRMDRLTDELLTLARQGQIVGETERVSLSRVAYDAWQAIDGGAATLSVEDDVGSIESDPDRLVELLENLFRNAVEHAHTPDDPVTVTVGRTETGFFVEDDGPGIPDDEKGSIFEQGYTNSDDGTGFGLYIVRTLADAHGWTVGVTDAEDGGEGTDGSRSSEDERSESSGGARFEFAIEQSA
- the thrC gene encoding threonine synthase; the encoded protein is MSLELDAPAEAAPDVADDGVWLACIECDNVLAPFDDVVYTCPDCDSLLEVRYADLPTFDDFEGRGVWRYDDALPVEMGVTIQEGDTPLYSVPDLEEETGVEHLHVKHEGMNPTGSFKDRGMTVGVQVASELGVDRLACASTGNTSAALAAYGARSELETLVLLPAGKVAAGKVAQASLHGARILEVDGNFDTCLDIVQDLAGMGEAYLLNSLNPFRLEGQKTIGLEILEQCKSRTGEFPDRIVLPVGNAGNTSALYKAFRELVQAGELDETEVPKLTGVQAEGAAPMVEAIEEGNDEIHRWDDVETRATAIRIGNPVNAPKAIPGIRETDGTAVAVSDERITDAQRSLAEEGVGVEPASAASIAGLRKLRDRGVVDADENVVCLTTGHLLKDPDAAAAAGADPEPVPGDTEGVLEHLD
- a CDS encoding helix-turn-helix domain-containing protein, translated to MSDAAQPDMVSLMENADPAFEDVMTCVFGIQDHETRTYLALHDRPGSTVEELADALERDRSNVNRSLSTLLEAGLVERERRLLDSGGFVYQYTAVPLPEAKELLHDALDAWSETVHSAIDEFPDDC
- a CDS encoding TetR/AcrR family transcriptional regulator — encoded protein: MTTGDEIVDATFTALYEHGYADLTMAAIGEEFDKSTSLIHYHFDSKEDLLATCLETILDDFLDDLEDDPDADPADRLLRLAELVVGGTGDNGVDEFHTALLELRAQAPYDEALREQLARNDAVWREHIADIVRDGIEQGRFREVDPEHFAALFRSAIEGAQSHNVILGEDAPCEEAIAGIEELLIRELLVEDERTGDAAA